From Poecile atricapillus isolate bPoeAtr1 chromosome Z, bPoeAtr1.hap1, whole genome shotgun sequence, one genomic window encodes:
- the LOC131592876 gene encoding malonyl-CoA-acyl carrier protein transacylase, mitochondrial-like, whose protein sequence is MEEIILQNITEDRKVRSFRTGQSPFEFAARGTRGCCTELSPAAESRVAPLNPSRGRPRGAAGSRRRQRSRRAGTRAGTGAGGPSAEAAEPRCGAASPLGLAVPSRTGITSSSATAAAASRAYSAGAPKRRPRGYTDPPPRGGLSALGGRRRLARAGPRAARGAEGGERRGGRTDLSGFLLPSLPVPFAGARPGSGCRRGPPRSCGNARSRAAAMGGWAAAPWRLGGCSGRGGLRGAARLWDSSRPGAGDRAATLSDFLQSSVEAEEPGAAAARRERRCPREGTVLLFPGQGTQFVGMCRGLQQYPGVRDMYRLAEKVLGYDLLSLCLEGPRDALDRTQHCQPAVFVASLAAVEKLNHLQPEVVEHCVAAAGYSVGEFAALVFAGALGFAEALYAVKVRAEAMQKASEAVASGMLSVVGRREANYKFACLEARKHCESLGIENPVCTVSNYLFPDSRVIAGHLQALEFLQENARKYYFKRTKMLPVSGAFHTSLMEPAVEPLAEVLKSIEIQKPLLCVYSNVDGKKYMHSKHIQKLLVKQVVSPVLWEQTMHSVYERKQGTEFPYTYEVGPGNQLGPILKQCNLKAWKQYKHVDALEDEEAAET, encoded by the exons ATGGAAGAAATCATCTTACAAAATATCACAGAGGATAGAAAAGTGAGATCCTTTCGAACTGGCCAAAGTCCTTTCGAATTCG CTGCCCGGGGGACCCGCGGCTGCTGCACGGAGCTGTCgccagcagcagaaagcagggTCGCCCCCCTCAACCCAAGCCGAGGGCGCccgcggggcgcggcggggtcccggcggcggcagcgctCCAGGAGAGCCGGGACCCGCGCGGGGACTGGGGCGGGCGGCCCCTCGGCCGAGGCAGCCGAACCCCGCTGCGGGGCTGCGTCGCCCCTTGGGCTCGCCGTCCCGTCCCGCACCGGCATTACCTCGTCCTCCGCTACTGCTGCTGCCGCTAGTCGTGCCTACTCTGCCGGAGCACCGAAGCGCCGCCCCCGGGGCTACACGGATCCCCCGCCCCGGGGCGGGCTCTCAGCGCTGGGCGGGCGGAGGCGCCTGGCgcgggccgggcccagggcgGCGCGCGGGGCTGAGGGCGGCGAGCGCCGGGGCGGCCGGACTGACCTCTCTggtttcctccttccctcccttcccgtCCCCTTTGCCGGCGCCCGGCCCGGCAGCGGCTGCAGGCGGGGGCCGCCCCGTTCCTGTGGCAACGCCCGTTCCCGGGCGGCGGCCATGGGCGGCTGGGCCGCGGCGCCATGGCGGCTTGGTGGCTGCAGCGGGCGCGGCGGCCTCCGCGGCGCTGCGCGGCTGTGGGACAGCTCCCGCCCCGGCGCTGGGGACCGGGCGGCGACCCTGAGCGACTTCCTGCAGAGCTCGGTGGAGGCCGAGGAGCCGGGCGCGGCAGCGGCGAGGCGGGAGCGGCGGTGCCCCCGGGAGGGCACGGTGCTGCTCTTCCCCGGGCAGGGCACCCAGTTCGTGGGGATGTGCCGCGGGCTGCAGCAGTACCCCGGCGTGCGGGACATGTACCGCCTGGCCGAGAAGGTGCTGGGCTACGACCTGCTCTCCCTCTGCCTGGAGGGGCCGCGGGACGCGCTGGACcgcacccagcactgccagcccgCCGTGTTCGTCGCCTCCCTGGCCGCCGTGGAGAAGCTCAACCACCTGCAGCCTGAA GTCGTGGAGCACTGCGTGGCGGCCGCCGGCTACAGCGTGGGGGAGTTCGCGGCGCTGGTCTTCGCTGGAGCCCTGGGCTTTGCTGAAG CGCTGTACGCGGTGAAAGTGCGCGCCGAAGCCATGCAAAAGGCGTCGGAAGCTGTCGCCAGTGGAATGCTTTCGGTTGTCGGCCGGCGAGAGGCAAATTACAAATTTGCCTGCCTGGAAGCCCGTAAACACTGTGAATCGCTGGGTATCGAGAACCCCGTGTGCACAGTTTCAAACTATTTGTTTCCAGACAGCAGAGTCATTGCAGGACACTTACAG gctttggagtttttgcAGGAGAATGCCcgaaaatattattttaaacgTACAAAAATGCTTCCAGTCAGTGGGGCTTTTCATACCAGCCTCATGGAACCAGCAGTAGAGCCACTGGCTGAAGTCCTAAAATCGATTGAAATTCAGAAACCGCTGCTCTGTGTGTATTCCAATGTCGATGGCAAAAAGTACATGCATTCAAAGCACATTCAAAAGCTGTTAGTGAAGCAGGTGGTGTCACCTGTTCTGTGGGAGCAGACCATGCACTCAGTGTACGAAAGAAAGCAAGGAACAGAATTTCCTTACACATATGAAGTGGGGCCTGGGAATCAACTAGGACCCATTCTCAAACAATGTAATTTGAAGGCCTGGAAACAATATAAACATGTAGATGCTCTGGAAGATGAGGAAGCAGCGGAGACTTAA